A DNA window from Pseudomonas tohonis contains the following coding sequences:
- a CDS encoding ATP-binding cassette domain-containing protein, giving the protein MSTKLSHSYRNALDITKQKYPAFFRDFSLVLAIILFISAFSSIVPLLLRESANLLSNSSTERSLLYIVVSAYALAWTVSNAMEWLKSIATSYVMVRCDASFYRSLFECFLKLTPENHKILTKGEILSDFDRSMTSFGQINQTLFWTLAPLAFELILVFIILWKSTSLAFSFAFLVSITLLFLIAIWVSQRTEDVHLDCFNAVNELTEFLSEKIDATNEILINASQPRESRKIKSVIHNYTKAIFKANSRMALLLSLQVIAIGMTLLAFTLTSANLTLNNQFSVGDFVMVVSYVVQLTAPFAVIASSLVGLKRDHLALEAGLKYFKLTAPSPSGTTQCKKSSILFKIDKYQTEHIKPLSTNIQLGKTYAICGPSGSGKTTLINSMIGLNRTYTGSIALFGADLKTLSSDAVIDQISVVQQTPFIFSGTVRENLLYGTDRVVDDSELIEVIDALDLHLSDDVSTNSLDIAVGGENRSLSGGEQQRIGIARAVLRQKRIIILDEPTSALDENTAKKALRFLRSQGGTLIFASHQGSIIEMADEIVRIELMTHAESFNEAESDWAQR; this is encoded by the coding sequence ATGAGCACCAAACTATCTCATTCCTACCGTAACGCGCTCGACATAACTAAACAAAAATACCCGGCATTCTTCAGAGACTTCTCATTAGTACTTGCTATTATTTTATTCATTTCCGCGTTCAGCTCTATCGTACCGCTACTTTTGAGGGAGTCAGCAAATTTACTGAGCAACTCTTCTACCGAGAGAAGCCTTTTATATATAGTTGTCTCTGCCTATGCACTAGCCTGGACAGTCAGCAATGCAATGGAATGGCTCAAAAGCATAGCAACCTCTTATGTCATGGTACGCTGCGATGCGTCTTTTTATAGATCACTATTCGAATGCTTCTTAAAGCTCACCCCAGAAAATCATAAAATCCTAACAAAGGGAGAGATTCTTTCAGATTTTGACAGATCAATGACAAGTTTTGGACAAATCAATCAAACACTATTCTGGACTCTAGCACCATTAGCCTTCGAATTAATTCTTGTATTCATCATCTTGTGGAAATCAACGAGCCTAGCCTTCTCCTTCGCATTTTTAGTTTCCATCACCCTGCTATTTCTTATCGCAATATGGGTATCACAAAGAACAGAAGACGTGCACCTGGACTGTTTCAATGCAGTAAATGAACTTACTGAGTTCCTGTCTGAAAAAATTGATGCAACCAACGAAATACTTATAAACGCCTCGCAACCTAGAGAATCAAGAAAAATCAAAAGCGTCATTCATAATTATACAAAGGCTATCTTCAAAGCAAACTCACGAATGGCTCTCCTACTAAGCTTGCAAGTCATTGCGATCGGTATGACCCTCCTCGCATTCACCCTTACATCGGCCAACCTTACACTTAATAACCAATTCTCGGTCGGCGACTTTGTGATGGTGGTCTCCTATGTCGTCCAGCTAACAGCCCCATTCGCAGTAATCGCCAGCTCCTTAGTCGGCCTGAAGAGAGATCATCTTGCACTGGAGGCCGGCCTCAAATATTTCAAGCTCACCGCCCCCTCTCCAAGCGGTACAACTCAGTGCAAAAAATCCTCTATATTGTTCAAGATAGACAAATATCAAACCGAGCATATCAAACCACTGTCCACCAACATCCAGCTCGGAAAGACCTACGCAATCTGCGGCCCTTCCGGCAGCGGAAAGACAACATTAATCAATAGTATGATCGGGTTAAATCGCACCTATACAGGTTCCATAGCCCTCTTCGGGGCGGACCTGAAGACCCTTTCGTCCGATGCGGTAATTGACCAAATAAGCGTTGTCCAACAAACCCCATTCATCTTTTCGGGAACGGTTCGTGAAAACCTGCTTTACGGCACGGACAGGGTGGTGGATGACAGCGAGCTGATTGAAGTAATTGACGCACTAGACCTTCACCTGAGCGACGATGTCAGCACAAATAGCCTAGACATAGCTGTCGGTGGAGAAAACCGTTCACTTTCAGGGGGGGAGCAACAGCGAATTGGCATTGCCAGAGCAGTATTACGTCAGAAACGTATAATTATTCTCGATGAACCAACTTCCGCTCTAGATGAAAACACTGCAAAAAAAGCGCTTCGTTTCCTTAGGTCACAGGGTGGTACTTTGATCTTTGCCAGCCATCAAGGCTCCATCATAGAAATGGCGGATGAGATAGTGCGTATAGAACTTATGACACACGCCGAGAGCTTCAATGAAGCAGAATCGGATTGGGCGCAGCGTTGA
- a CDS encoding lasso peptide biosynthesis B2 protein: MVILDEPGDKYWLLSHSDTQAVIHAVQSRLDTYPPELQELVQCKILTLERGTAHINIGSPRKLGLNNHEWSQSFKANLTKVSAFSIIKASLALTLSFITTKTFGLHKTLNLIRKIKRNRLSTCKLELKELQQISSSIKQASKILPFSTSCLQHSICTFLLCAIKGEVVTLKIGVKTYDFFAHAWTESDSGLVIGDKQEIPESLHEILSI; this comes from the coding sequence ATGGTAATTCTCGACGAACCAGGAGACAAGTACTGGCTGCTTAGCCACTCGGACACCCAAGCAGTTATCCATGCTGTGCAATCGAGGCTTGACACATACCCACCCGAACTTCAAGAGCTCGTACAATGTAAAATACTAACCCTTGAGAGAGGAACTGCCCACATTAATATAGGCTCTCCTAGAAAGCTTGGATTAAATAATCACGAGTGGTCTCAATCCTTCAAAGCAAATTTAACCAAAGTTTCAGCTTTCTCAATCATAAAAGCCTCCCTCGCACTAACCCTCTCCTTCATCACAACAAAGACATTTGGCCTACACAAAACCCTGAACCTTATAAGGAAGATAAAAAGAAATCGCCTCAGCACATGCAAGCTTGAATTAAAAGAGCTTCAGCAAATATCTTCCAGCATAAAACAGGCATCTAAAATCTTGCCTTTCAGTACATCATGCTTGCAGCATTCAATATGCACCTTCCTTCTCTGCGCAATTAAGGGAGAGGTTGTCACACTCAAAATCGGAGTAAAAACTTATGATTTTTTTGCCCATGCCTGGACGGAAAGTGATAGCGGTTTGGTTATAGGCGACAAACAAGAAATCCCTGAATCACTTCATGAAATCCTCTCTATCTAG
- a CDS encoding asparagine synthase-related protein, whose amino-acid sequence MIFEAIKLITRESENSFKSWKITKNKLAKTVKIAICNEHITITNPIDNHIILHIEITKNRIVISNQIINILTEKSRLSRPAILRYLNNTKQLGDSIWENIYTITPGTSGKIRADLSIRISIDIPKAVRCDPAETLTEVISKQTRGQNISVRFSGGIESTAILAACKAIADPRNIVATTWYSEAEGYNSDVSESSRIARILQIEHLLVPIDESRLFTIPSTMNLPAYPSPALAFSGILEILDRHATEHFGGRAPIVLDGHGGDHAFLEHPDPRLLRNCIGNNFFKKLNEYCDLNATSYSRVIKRILLGPEPHKNNILIKKYRKQRQLPDLTKTTNRLRAEIIQEALEEICITPSRPEEKILYPFLHSPMIECALAFEISEAFNSSLSRIAFRKSAAKAFGNGLFTRDNKGSVTGSFQKALSLQRERLLAIIENGYCTKEKLIDLSKFKSAYNISAQGAEGLNYEMMKILNLELLISYSFNKLKRLTSNAIF is encoded by the coding sequence ATGATATTTGAGGCGATCAAACTAATAACAAGGGAAAGCGAAAACTCTTTCAAAAGTTGGAAGATAACTAAAAACAAGTTAGCAAAAACCGTAAAAATCGCCATTTGCAATGAACATATAACGATAACCAACCCTATCGATAATCACATCATACTTCACATAGAAATCACAAAAAACCGCATAGTAATTTCAAATCAAATAATTAACATACTCACTGAAAAATCAAGGCTTTCCAGACCAGCCATCCTCCGATACTTAAACAATACCAAACAGCTTGGAGATTCAATCTGGGAAAATATTTATACCATTACACCGGGTACGTCTGGAAAAATCAGAGCCGACCTTTCAATAAGAATATCTATAGACATCCCAAAGGCAGTTCGATGCGATCCAGCCGAAACCCTTACCGAAGTAATAAGCAAGCAAACTCGCGGTCAAAATATTTCGGTTAGATTTTCTGGGGGTATAGAATCAACGGCGATTTTAGCGGCCTGCAAAGCTATAGCCGACCCCAGAAATATAGTAGCAACGACGTGGTACTCTGAAGCTGAAGGCTATAACTCCGACGTTTCAGAGTCGAGTAGGATTGCGAGAATTCTACAAATTGAGCACCTTCTGGTTCCAATTGATGAGAGCAGATTATTTACAATCCCCTCAACGATGAACCTGCCAGCTTATCCGTCTCCGGCTCTAGCTTTTTCCGGCATTCTAGAAATCTTAGATAGGCACGCCACTGAGCACTTCGGAGGTCGTGCGCCTATAGTTCTAGATGGGCATGGAGGCGATCATGCTTTCCTGGAGCATCCAGACCCCAGGTTATTGCGTAACTGTATTGGCAATAATTTCTTCAAAAAACTTAATGAATACTGCGACCTTAACGCAACCAGCTACTCAAGAGTAATAAAACGAATTCTTTTAGGTCCTGAGCCGCACAAAAATAACATTCTTATCAAGAAATATCGCAAGCAACGCCAGCTCCCTGATTTAACGAAAACCACAAACCGTCTAAGAGCGGAGATAATCCAAGAAGCGCTCGAGGAAATCTGCATAACACCATCTAGGCCAGAAGAAAAAATACTCTACCCATTTCTCCACTCGCCAATGATTGAATGCGCCTTAGCATTTGAGATATCTGAAGCATTCAATTCAAGTCTTAGCAGGATTGCCTTCAGGAAGTCCGCAGCAAAAGCGTTTGGGAATGGCCTTTTCACTAGAGATAACAAGGGCTCTGTAACCGGTTCCTTTCAAAAAGCCCTTAGCCTTCAGCGAGAAAGGCTCTTAGCCATTATAGAAAATGGCTATTGCACGAAAGAGAAATTAATTGATTTATCTAAATTCAAGAGCGCCTATAACATTTCTGCGCAAGGAGCGGAAGGGCTCAACTATGAAATGATGAAAATACTAAACCTTGAGCTATTAATATCGTATTCCTTTAATAAATTGAAGCGACTAACAAGCAATGCAATTTTCTAA
- a CDS encoding hydroxymethylglutaryl-CoA lyase, which yields MTIPKKVRLVEVGPRDGLQNEKQPISVADKVRLVDDLSAAGLGYIEVGSFVSPKWVPQMAGSAEVFAGITYRPGVTYAALAPNMKGFEAALEAGVKEVAVFAAASEAFSQKNINCSIAESLERFVPLMDAARANGIRVRGYISCVLGCPYEGEVPAGQVAAIAAQLDAMGCYEVSLGDTIGTGTAGATRQLFEVVGARVPRERLAGHFHDTYGQAVANVHAGLLEGIAVFDSSVAGLGGCPYAKGATGNVATEDLLYLMNGMGIETGIDMDRLVDAGQRICAVLGKENGSRVARALLAKRSR from the coding sequence ATGACGATTCCCAAGAAGGTCCGCCTGGTCGAAGTCGGCCCCCGCGATGGCCTGCAGAACGAGAAGCAACCCATCAGCGTGGCCGACAAGGTGCGCCTGGTGGACGACCTCTCCGCCGCCGGCCTCGGCTACATCGAGGTGGGCAGCTTCGTCTCGCCCAAGTGGGTGCCGCAGATGGCCGGCAGCGCCGAGGTGTTCGCCGGCATCACCTACCGCCCGGGCGTCACCTACGCCGCCCTGGCACCGAACATGAAGGGCTTCGAGGCCGCCCTGGAAGCCGGGGTGAAGGAAGTGGCGGTGTTCGCCGCCGCCTCCGAAGCCTTCTCGCAGAAGAACATCAATTGCTCCATCGCCGAGAGCCTGGAGCGCTTCGTGCCGCTGATGGACGCGGCGCGGGCCAACGGCATCCGCGTGCGCGGCTACATCTCCTGCGTGCTGGGCTGCCCCTACGAGGGCGAGGTGCCCGCCGGACAGGTGGCCGCCATCGCCGCCCAGCTGGACGCCATGGGCTGCTATGAAGTCTCCCTCGGCGACACCATCGGCACCGGTACCGCCGGCGCCACTCGCCAGCTGTTCGAAGTGGTGGGCGCCAGGGTGCCGCGCGAGCGTCTCGCCGGGCACTTCCACGACACCTACGGCCAAGCCGTGGCCAACGTCCACGCCGGCCTGCTGGAAGGCATCGCCGTGTTCGACAGCTCCGTCGCCGGCCTCGGCGGCTGCCCCTACGCAAAGGGCGCCACCGGCAACGTCGCCACGGAAGACCTGCTCTACCTCATGAACGGCATGGGCATCGAAACCGGCATCGACATGGACCGCCTGGTGGACGCCGGCCAACGCATCTGCGCCGTGCTCGGCAAGGAAAACGGCTCCCGCGTCGCCCGCGCGCTGCTGGCCAAGCGGAGCAGATAG
- a CDS encoding acetyl-CoA carboxylase biotin carboxylase subunit, whose translation MITTLLIANRGEIACRVMRTAKALGLTTVAVHSEIDRHARHVREADMAVNLGGAKPSESYLLAERIIAAAQASGAQAIHPGYGFLSENAAFARAIEAAGLVFLGPPASAIDAMGSKSAAKALMEDAGVPLVPGYHGEAQDLETFRTAAERIGYPVLLKAAAGGGGKGMKVVEREAELGEALASAQREAQSAFGDARMLVEKYVLKPRHVEIQVFADRHGHCLYLNERDCSIQRRHQKVVEEAPAPGLSPELRRAMGEAAVRAAQAIGYVGAGTVEFLLDERGDFFFMEMNTRLQVEHPVTEAITGLDLVAWQIRVARGEALPITQEQVPLNGHAIEVRLYAEDPQQDFLPASGRLALYREPAAGPGRRVDSGVAEGDEVSPFYDPMLAKLIAWGETREEARQRLLAMLDETAVGGFATNLAFLRRVLAHPAFAAAELDTGFIARHQEQLLPAPAARPEAFWQVAAEAFRQGSAARLREDDPHSPWSRNDGWRPGLPSEVDLHLACGEERQVVRLRGTAPSPIRLEGERLWQEQDGITRQRLAIRRGNTLYLEWDGELQRVEQVDPVAEAQAGHAHHGGLTAPMNGSIVRILVEAGQAVEAGTALVVLEAMKMEHSIRAPHAGTVKALYCSEGELVAEGTALVELEEA comes from the coding sequence ATGATTACAACCTTGCTGATCGCCAACCGTGGCGAAATCGCCTGCCGGGTGATGCGCACCGCCAAGGCCCTGGGCCTGACCACCGTGGCCGTGCACAGTGAAATCGATCGCCACGCCCGCCACGTGCGCGAGGCGGACATGGCGGTGAACCTGGGGGGCGCCAAGCCCTCGGAAAGCTACCTGCTGGCCGAGCGCATCATCGCCGCCGCCCAGGCCAGCGGTGCCCAGGCCATCCACCCCGGCTACGGCTTCCTCTCCGAGAACGCCGCCTTCGCCCGTGCCATCGAGGCTGCCGGCCTGGTGTTCCTCGGCCCGCCGGCCAGCGCCATCGACGCCATGGGCAGCAAGTCCGCCGCCAAGGCGCTGATGGAAGACGCCGGCGTGCCCCTGGTGCCCGGCTACCACGGCGAGGCCCAGGACCTGGAAACCTTCCGCACCGCCGCCGAGCGCATCGGCTACCCGGTGCTGCTCAAGGCCGCCGCCGGAGGTGGCGGCAAGGGCATGAAGGTGGTCGAGCGCGAAGCCGAGCTGGGCGAAGCCCTGGCCTCGGCCCAGCGTGAAGCCCAGTCGGCCTTCGGCGACGCGCGGATGCTGGTGGAGAAGTACGTCCTCAAGCCGCGCCATGTGGAGATCCAGGTGTTCGCCGACCGCCACGGCCACTGCCTGTACCTCAACGAGCGTGATTGCTCGATCCAGCGCCGCCACCAGAAGGTGGTCGAGGAAGCCCCCGCCCCCGGCCTGTCGCCGGAGCTGCGCCGCGCCATGGGCGAAGCCGCCGTGCGCGCCGCCCAGGCCATCGGCTACGTCGGTGCCGGCACCGTGGAATTCCTCCTCGACGAGCGTGGCGACTTCTTCTTCATGGAGATGAACACCCGCCTGCAGGTGGAGCATCCGGTCACCGAGGCCATCACCGGCCTGGACCTGGTGGCCTGGCAGATCCGCGTCGCCCGGGGCGAGGCGCTGCCCATCACCCAGGAGCAGGTGCCGCTGAACGGCCACGCCATCGAAGTGCGCCTCTACGCGGAAGACCCGCAGCAGGACTTCCTCCCCGCCAGCGGCCGCCTCGCGCTGTACCGCGAACCCGCCGCCGGCCCCGGCCGCCGGGTGGACAGCGGCGTCGCCGAGGGCGATGAGGTGTCGCCCTTCTATGACCCGATGCTGGCCAAGCTGATCGCCTGGGGCGAGACCCGCGAGGAAGCCCGCCAGCGCCTGCTGGCCATGCTCGACGAAACCGCCGTGGGCGGCTTCGCCACCAACCTGGCCTTCCTCCGCCGCGTGCTGGCCCACCCCGCCTTCGCCGCCGCCGAACTGGACACCGGCTTCATCGCCCGCCACCAGGAGCAACTGCTGCCCGCCCCTGCCGCGCGGCCCGAAGCCTTCTGGCAGGTCGCCGCCGAAGCCTTCCGCCAGGGCAGCGCCGCCCGCCTGCGCGAGGACGACCCGCATTCACCCTGGAGCCGCAACGATGGCTGGCGCCCCGGGCTGCCCAGCGAGGTGGACCTGCACCTGGCCTGTGGCGAGGAACGCCAGGTGGTGCGCCTGCGCGGCACCGCGCCGAGCCCGATCCGCCTCGAAGGCGAACGCCTGTGGCAGGAACAGGACGGCATCACCCGCCAGCGCCTGGCGATCCGCCGGGGCAACACCCTCTACCTGGAGTGGGACGGCGAGCTGCAACGCGTGGAACAGGTCGACCCGGTGGCCGAGGCCCAGGCCGGGCACGCCCACCACGGAGGGCTGACGGCGCCCATGAACGGCAGTATCGTGCGCATCCTGGTGGAAGCCGGTCAGGCCGTCGAAGCGGGCACCGCCCTGGTGGTGCTGGAAGCGATGAAGATGGAGCACAGCATCCGCGCGCCGCACGCCGGCACCGTCAAGGCGCTGTACTGCAGCGAAGGCGAACTGGTCGCCGAAGGCACCGCGTTGGTGGAGCTGGAAGAGGCCTGA
- a CDS encoding gamma-carboxygeranoyl-CoA hydratase, whose product MTDFDTLQLEFADNGVATLWLNRPEKNNAFNAGMIRELILAIETVKSAANVRFLMLRGRGRHFSAGADLAWMQESARLDYNANLDDSRELAELMYNLYQLKVPTLAVVQGAAFGGALGLISCCDMAIGASDAQFSLSEVRIGLAPAVISPFVVQAIGERAARRYALTAERFSGERARELGLLAECYPAEELEQAVQDWTANLLLNSPQAMRVSKELMREVGSGALSPNLRRYTENAIARIRVSPEGQEGLTAFLEKRKPGWQTNS is encoded by the coding sequence ATGACCGACTTCGACACCCTGCAACTGGAGTTCGCCGACAACGGCGTCGCCACCCTCTGGCTCAACCGCCCGGAGAAGAACAACGCGTTCAACGCCGGCATGATCCGTGAGCTGATCCTCGCCATCGAAACCGTCAAGAGCGCCGCCAACGTGCGCTTCCTGATGCTGCGCGGCCGGGGCCGGCACTTCTCCGCCGGCGCGGATCTCGCCTGGATGCAGGAGTCCGCGCGCCTCGACTACAACGCCAACCTGGACGACTCCCGCGAGCTGGCCGAGCTGATGTACAACCTCTACCAGCTCAAGGTGCCGACCCTCGCCGTGGTGCAGGGCGCGGCCTTCGGCGGCGCACTGGGCCTGATCAGCTGCTGCGACATGGCCATCGGCGCCAGCGACGCGCAGTTCTCCCTGTCCGAGGTGCGCATCGGCCTGGCCCCGGCGGTGATCAGCCCCTTCGTGGTCCAGGCCATCGGCGAGCGCGCCGCGCGCCGCTACGCCCTCACCGCCGAACGCTTCAGCGGCGAGCGCGCCCGCGAACTGGGCCTGCTCGCCGAGTGCTACCCGGCGGAGGAACTGGAACAGGCGGTGCAGGACTGGACCGCCAACCTGCTGCTGAACAGCCCCCAGGCCATGCGTGTGAGCAAGGAGCTGATGCGCGAAGTCGGCAGCGGTGCCCTCAGCCCCAACCTGCGCCGCTACACCGAGAACGCCATCGCCCGCATTCGCGTCAGCCCCGAGGGGCAGGAAGGGCTCACGGCCTTCCTGGAGAAGCGCAAGCCGGGGTGGCAAACGAACAGCTAG
- a CDS encoding carboxyl transferase domain-containing protein produces the protein MTILTTQLNPRSPDFAANAAAMGEQVGALRELLARVHEGGGAKAQERHTSRGKLLPRERINRLLDPGSPFLEIGQLAAHEVYGEDVPAAGVVAGIGRVEGVECMIVANDATVKGGSYYPLTVKKHLRAQAIARENRLPCIYLVDSGGANLPRQDEVFPDREHFGRIFFNQANMSALGIPQIAVVMGSCTAGGAYVPAMSDETIMVRNQATIFLAGPPLVKAATGEVVSAEDLGGADVHCKTSGVADHYAEDDAHALALARRSIANLNWRKLGQLNHRQPVPPRYAAEELYGVIPADAKQPFDVREVIARLVDGSEFDEFKALFGTTLVCGFAHLNGYPIAILANNGILFAEAAQKGAHFIELACQRGIPLLFLQNITGFMVGQKYEAGGIAKHGAKLVTAVACARVPKFTVIIGGSFGAGNYGMCGRAYDPRFLWMWPNARIGVMGAEQAAGVLAQVKREQSERAGQVFSAEEEARLKQPILDQYERQGHPYYSSARLWDDGVIDPAQTREVLAMAISSALNAPIEPTTFGVFRM, from the coding sequence ATGACCATTCTCACTACCCAACTGAATCCGCGCTCCCCCGACTTCGCCGCCAACGCCGCGGCGATGGGCGAGCAGGTCGGCGCGCTGCGCGAGCTGCTGGCGCGCGTCCATGAAGGCGGCGGCGCCAAGGCCCAGGAACGCCACACTTCGCGAGGCAAGCTGCTGCCGCGCGAGCGCATCAACCGCCTGCTCGACCCCGGCTCGCCCTTCCTCGAGATCGGCCAGCTGGCCGCCCACGAGGTGTATGGCGAGGACGTGCCCGCCGCCGGCGTGGTGGCCGGCATCGGCCGCGTGGAAGGCGTCGAATGCATGATCGTGGCCAACGACGCCACGGTGAAAGGCGGCTCCTACTACCCGCTGACGGTGAAGAAACACCTGCGCGCCCAGGCCATCGCCCGGGAAAACCGCCTGCCGTGCATCTACCTGGTGGACTCCGGCGGCGCCAACCTGCCGCGCCAGGACGAGGTCTTCCCCGACCGCGAGCACTTCGGCCGCATCTTCTTCAACCAGGCCAACATGAGCGCCCTGGGCATCCCGCAGATCGCCGTGGTCATGGGCTCCTGCACCGCCGGTGGCGCCTACGTGCCGGCGATGAGCGACGAGACCATCATGGTGCGCAACCAGGCCACCATCTTCCTCGCCGGCCCGCCGCTGGTGAAGGCCGCCACCGGCGAGGTGGTGAGCGCCGAGGACCTGGGCGGCGCCGACGTGCACTGCAAGACCTCGGGCGTGGCCGACCACTACGCCGAGGACGACGCCCACGCCCTGGCGCTCGCGCGCCGCAGCATCGCCAACCTCAACTGGCGCAAGCTCGGCCAGCTCAACCACCGCCAGCCGGTGCCACCGCGCTACGCGGCGGAGGAGCTGTACGGGGTGATCCCGGCGGACGCCAAGCAGCCCTTCGATGTGCGCGAGGTGATCGCACGCCTGGTGGACGGCTCCGAGTTCGATGAATTCAAGGCCCTGTTCGGCACCACCCTGGTGTGCGGCTTCGCCCACCTCAACGGCTACCCGATCGCCATCCTCGCCAACAACGGCATCCTCTTCGCCGAGGCCGCGCAGAAAGGCGCGCACTTCATCGAACTGGCCTGCCAGCGCGGCATCCCGCTGCTGTTCTTGCAGAACATCACAGGCTTCATGGTCGGCCAGAAGTACGAGGCCGGCGGCATCGCCAAGCACGGCGCCAAGCTGGTCACCGCCGTGGCCTGCGCCAGGGTGCCGAAGTTCACCGTGATCATCGGCGGCAGCTTCGGCGCCGGTAACTACGGCATGTGCGGCCGCGCCTACGACCCGCGCTTCCTGTGGATGTGGCCCAACGCGCGCATCGGCGTGATGGGCGCCGAGCAGGCCGCCGGGGTGCTGGCCCAGGTCAAGCGCGAGCAGAGCGAACGCGCCGGGCAGGTGTTCAGCGCCGAGGAAGAGGCCCGCCTCAAGCAGCCGATCCTCGACCAGTACGAGCGCCAGGGGCACCCCTACTACTCCAGCGCGCGGCTCTGGGACGACGGCGTGATCGACCCGGCGCAGACCCGCGAGGTGCTCGCCATGGCGATCTCCAGCGCGCTCAACGCGCCGATCGAGCCGACCACCTTCGGCGTGTTCAGGATGTGA